The following nucleotide sequence is from Brachyspira suanatina.
CTGAAGAGATCAGAAAATTAGCTACTACAACAAATTTGCAGTCTGAAAAAGCTTGGAAAATATTAAGAGATATAGAAAAAGAAATGAATCAGATTATGTCAAGTATGACTGAAAGAATAATAACTACAGAAGATATGCTAGTTAAACTTCAGAATTTTGTTAATACTATGACTAAAGTTAAAAAAGTTGCAGATGAAAAATATGATTCTACAAAAGAAATAAGTGTATCAATAGAGAGTTTATACAATGCGGTTAAAGAGATTAAAGAGCAATACACTAATTTACATGGCCGAATATCTGTAGCTAAAGATGATTTAGTTAATCTTTCTGATTTCTCTAAGAAAAATGATGAGGCTATGAAACTTGTATCTGAAAATAGTGATGACATAGTTTCTAAAACACAGGATATGGGAAATCAAATAGGAAATGTATTTGGTCTTATAAAAGAAATAGAACAGCTTTCTAATGTTGCTAGTGATTCAGTTGATATGTTAGAAAAAGAAATGTCTAACTATGTTATAAAAGATTTCGAAGATGTTATTAAAGAAAAAATAAAAATTATTAATGAGGGTGACAGAGCATACAGTAGACATGCATTTGTTCAGAGTATTTATAAATTTGTTATCGCTACTTTTGGAAAAGAGAAATTCCAAACACTTTTAGAGCAAATGCCTGATGAATGTAAAAACATATTTAGAGATGTGAAAAAGACTAAATTTAGAAAGAAATATCCTTTATCTACATCTTGTTTCATACCTATGACTTCAATAATGGATGAGTTTTATGATGGAGCAAGAGAAGGTATTAGACAAAAAGCTAGATATGATTTTAAGAAATTCAGTTTTATTAAAAAGATATTTATAAAACTTGCTAAAAAGAATGCTTTGGCTGATGTATTTGTTAATTTCACTAAGAAGATGTTCAAAAATATTCATGTAGAAGTAGTTAAAGCAGAAAAGAAACGCATTATTTATCATCTTCATTATTTCCCTAATTATGATTCTATGATAGAAACTTATTATGATGAGATGATCAAAAATATATTTAGATTCAAATATCCTAATGGTTCTAAAGTGAAAATGACTAAGTCTATAAGTAAAGGTTATATTTATACTGAATATATAGTAACTTGGTAATTTAAATAATATGTAAAATAAAAGTCTGAATCTTTAATGGTTCAGACTTTTTTATTGCTAATATAATTTTTATCATTTCCGATATAAATAATGATATAATTTTATTATGGGAAATATTATGAATATAACTGATAAATATAATTTAAGTATGGGCAGTGCTAATTTAACTAAATTAGATAATGCTAAAAAACAATATGGAAATGCTAAATTTTCTATAGATGAAACTCCAACTGAAAATCTAAATAATGCAATATCTAAATATGATAAAGATTTTGAGAAAAAACGTTTAAGACAAGTATCTGAAGATTTTGAAGCTTTGATGATTAACCAAATGCTTAAAGAAATGAGAAAAACTGTTAATAAAACTGGTTTAATAGACGGAGGTATGGCTGAGCAGATATTTGAAGATATGCTCTATGATGAATATGCAAAAGAATTCTCAAAAACAAAAACTTTTGGTCTTGCTGATATCATATATAATCAAATGGAAAAATATGTATAATATAGTTTTTAATTTATAAGCATAATAATTTTAATATTATGATAAAAATTTTAAAACTTGTATTAATATCTTTTCTAGCATTTTTTATAAATTATGACGGCAATAAACATTCTGATAAATATTCTATACCAATAGATGAATTGTGTATGATTAGAAAAGTTACAGGATATCCATGTCCTGGATGTGGAATGACAAGAGCACATATAGAGATTTTAAAATTAAATTTTAAAAAAGCATTTTATTATCATCCATTATTCATATTTCCAAGTATTATTTTCTTCATAATCATATTTAAAAAAA
It contains:
- a CDS encoding DUF2752 domain-containing protein, whose product is MIKILKLVLISFLAFFINYDGNKHSDKYSIPIDELCMIRKVTGYPCPGCGMTRAHIEILKLNFKKAFYYHPLFIFPSIIFFIIIFKKKLKIANYIYHNNYIIMSILLIFIIVYIVRFVLLFPNEEPFTYNYDSEFYKIFKIIKYILKYR
- a CDS encoding rod-binding protein, whose protein sequence is MNITDKYNLSMGSANLTKLDNAKKQYGNAKFSIDETPTENLNNAISKYDKDFEKKRLRQVSEDFEALMINQMLKEMRKTVNKTGLIDGGMAEQIFEDMLYDEYAKEFSKTKTFGLADIIYNQMEKYV